One window of the Triticum dicoccoides isolate Atlit2015 ecotype Zavitan chromosome 3B, WEW_v2.0, whole genome shotgun sequence genome contains the following:
- the LOC119282579 gene encoding serine/threonine-protein phosphatase 4 regulatory subunit 2-like produces the protein MRYADTQKQCTLSGFKKSMMLAIQRMEAHLGPTSRLYLSFMRKVGKRIDAMEEDTFMVAAAVLDPYTHYSLNLCNHTNYATALTDAIAKILDPKSALSAIDEVSKFRECQGRFGTRLAQEAAARMEPTQWWFQFGGDVPALQKCAMRICSQCVSSSGCERNWSAFALVHTKQRNRLLYDKLHKLVSVRYNLKIRAEEDQEKERDIDKEVDPSALLIDTTMFDETNPIMEWLNEDEEDPILDGADAASAVFEKIRRLNSSRKDSYVGTKANKKKRKRNHDEENEYVETDSEDDDNENEYVDNESEDDDGVSEDDEDDQQDQQETQMQVEEETQVQVEKETQASIGNLETRRSGRLVRKKTKEINSLYS, from the exons ATGAGGTATGCTGATACGCAGAAACAATGCACTCTTTCTGGCTTCAAAAAAAGTATGATGCTCGCTATACAACGGATGGAAGCACATCTAGGCCCTACATCAAGGTTGTACCTTAGTTTCATGCGCAAGGTGGGCAAGAGGATAGATGCAATGGAAGAAGATACGTTTATGGTTGCAGCTGCCGTCCTTGATCCATATACACATTACAGCCTCAACCTTTGCAACCATACAAATTATGCTACTGCACTAACAGATGCGATAGCGAAGATATTAGATCCAAAGAGTGCTCTTTCAGCCATTGATGAAGTTAGTAAGTTTAGGGAGTGCCAAGGAAGGTTTGGGACCAGATTAGCACAAGAAGCTGCGGCGAGAATGGAGCCAA CCCAATGGTGGTTTCAATTTGGAGGGGATGTTCCTGCATTGCAGAAGTGTGCAATGAGAATTTGCTCACAATGTGTCTCATCTAGTGGGTGTGAGAGGAACTGGAGCGCCTTTGCTTTGGTGCACACAAAGCAAAGAAATCGCCTTTTATATGACAAGCTCCACAAGCTAGTTTCTGTCCGCTACAACCTAAAG ATACGTGCTGAAGAAGatcaagagaaagagagagatataGATAAAGAGGTTGATCCAAGTGCATTGCTGATAGATACAACAATGTTCGATGAGACAAATCCAATAATGGAGTGGCTGAATGAGGATGAAGAGGATCCAATTTTGGATGGAGCCGATGCGGCCAGTGCTGTTTTTGAGAAAATAAGGCGCCTCAACTCAAGCAGGAAGGATTCTTATGTTGGTACAAAGGCtaataagaagaaaagaaagaggaaTCATGATGAGGAGAATGAGTATGTCGAAACTGACAGTGAGGATGACGACAACGAGAATGAATATGTTGATAATGAGAGTGAGGATGATGATGGGGTGagtgaggatgatgaggatgatcaaCAAGATCAGCAAGAAACACAAATGCAAGTGGAAGAAGAGACACAAGTACAAGTTGAAAAGGAGACACAAGCAAGCATTGGCAATTTGGAGACTCGTAGATCTGGACGACTAGTTAGGAAGAAGACCAAGGAAATCAACAGCCTCTACTCGTAG
- the LOC119280231 gene encoding uncharacterized protein LOC119280231 has protein sequence MVLGGCGNGADGARSDQFNGGSSTGQRQQHGGRPLDWEGDGTANRSGSGNHDAGASGSQSSWKGIKDNNLYDPWNHTWPYSGGFHCMYCGLKHKGGGATRAKEHLGWIVGNVRSCPNVPRNVRDAMRECRDESKRKKREKQNSRLRIERNIMEGLYQQGGVINIIDDDEEEIQMNIREALRDPNVSRRVDRRIGKGSVGDVRVAVGKRSITAYFDKQLCSNKVSMQPKISSALDPNSRDALGLAWSKFFHANDIAGRKADCPYFRAALKITQQLGPTPIPTAKEIDGKYLDANYDEATSFLQKFKQDWKNFGVTLMCDSWTGPTGMSLINFMVCCNTRMFFLNTIDASGQTQNSGYFLLFFAFYILLEYLELS, from the exons ATGGTGCTCGGCGGCTGCGGCAACGGAGCTGATGGAGCACGATCCGACCAGTTCAACGGAGGCAGTAGCACGGGGCAGCGGCAGCAGCATGGAGGGCGTCCGCTTGACTGGGAAG GTGATGGAACTGCAAATAGGAGTGGCAGCGGCAACCATGATGCAGGTGCAAGTGGTTCCCAAAGCTCTTGGAAAG GAATTAAAGATAATAACTTATATGATCCTTGGAACCATACATGGCCGTATTCTGGGGGTTTTCATTGTATGTATTGTGGCCTAAAGCACAAAGGTGGAGGTGCAACCCGTGCCAAGGAGCACCTTGGTTGGATTGTAGGTAACGTGAGGAGCTGCCCAAATGTGCCAAGAAATGTGAGAGATGCAATGAGGGAGTGCCGGGATGAAtcgaagaggaagaaaagagagaaacaaaataGCAGGCTGAGAATTGAAAGAAATATTATGGAAGGGCTGTATCAACAAGGAGGGGTGATTAACATaatagatgatgatgaagaagaaattcAGATGAATATTAGAGAGGCATTGCGTGACCCGAATGTCTCCCGCAGAGTTGATAGGAGGATTGGCAAGGGGAGTGTGGGTGACGTGCGAGTTGCTGTTGGCAAAAGGAGTATCACCGCATATTTTGACAAGCAATTATGCAGCAACAAAGTATCTATGCAGCCCAAGATCAGTAGTGCTTTGGATCCTAATTCGAGAGATGCACTTGGCCTAGCTTGGTCCAAGTTTTTTCATGCCAATGATATTGCTGGACGTAAAGCTGACTGTCCATACTTCCGAGCTGCTTTGAAGATCACTCAACAATTAGGGCCTACTCCTATACCAACCGCGAAGGAGATTGATGGAAAATATTTGGATGCAAACTATGATGAAGCAACTTCGTTTCTTCAGAAATTCAAACAAGATTGGAAAAACTTCGGTGTGACCCTTATGTGTGACTCTTGGACTGGTCCAACAGGAATGAGTCTCATAAACTTCATGGTGTGTTGCAATACACGAATGTTCTTCCTCAATACTATTGATGCATCCGGTCAGACTCAGAATTCAGGTTACTTCCTCCTCTTCTTCGCGTTTTACATTCTTCTTGAATACTTAGAGTTGTCCTAG